A section of the Pochonia chlamydosporia 170 chromosome 2, whole genome shotgun sequence genome encodes:
- a CDS encoding C6 transcription factor (similar to Metarhizium robertsii ARSEF 23 XP_007823363.2), whose amino-acid sequence MVSTRSSSRADSIGPESTSPPSTPTSTSRKRKSVTSAPSTTTSTRRRAHKASSSAFEHAPTFWTLLWMGISLPLVTWDTGYVLGRPHTMEGGAAHWPLWLPYKLYGEVDHIYGWKAFRANNGFTSAQGFLNVLETLMYAVYLWLWYSRGEVTSQGRVVTGRIGALAVLIGFSSAVMTLSKTVLYWANEYFSGFDNIGHNNPIDLIFLWIIPNGAWLVGSAYMIWSMGAEILDGLEAASHAKKE is encoded by the exons ATGGTCAGTACGCGATCCTCCTCCCGCGCCGACAGCATCGGCCCCGAGTCGACATCGCCgccctcaacaccaacatccacCTCCCGCAAGCGCAAGTCCGTCACCTCCGCgccctcaaccaccacctccacccGCCGTCGCGCCCACAAGGCATCCTCATCCGCCTTCGAACACGCACCCACCTTCTGGACCCTCCTCTGGATGGGCATCTCCCTCCCCCTCGTCACCTGGGACACGGGCTACGTCCTCGGCCGTCCGCACACGATGGAGGGCGGCGCCGCCCACTGGCCGCTCTGGCTGCCCTACAAGCTGTACGGCGAGGTCGACCACATCTACGGGTGGAAGGCATTCCGCGCAAACAACGGCTTCACCTCTGCGCAGGGCTTCCTCAACGTCCTCGAGACCTTGATGTACGCCGTGTACTTGTGGCTGTGGTATTCGCGCGGCGAGGTCACCAGCCAGGGGAGGGTTGTGACGGGTCGCATTGGCGCGTTGGCCGTCTTGATTGGCTTTAGCTCGGCTGTCATGACGCTGAGCAAGACTGTTCTTTATT GGGCGAATGAGTACTTTTCGGGCTTTGACAACATTGGCCATAATAACCCTATTGATTTGATCTTTCTCTGGATTATTCCCAA TGGCGCATGGCTCGTCGGCTCCGCATACATGATCTGGTCCATGGGCGCCGAAATCCTCGACGGTCTAGAGGCTGCTTCCCATGCTAAGAAGGAATAA
- a CDS encoding succinate:fumarate antiporter (Acr1) (similar to Neosartorya fischeri NRRL 181 XP_001261162.1), giving the protein MPPSENNRKPPTAAVNLIAGGGAGMMEALACHPLDTIKVRMQLSRRARQPGAPKRGFIKTGVEIVKKETPLGLYKGLGAVLTGIVPKMAIRFTSFEAYKQFFADKTTGKVSGQATFVAGLAAGVTEAVAVVTPMEVIKIRLQAQHHSMADPLDVPKYRNAAHALYTVVREEGFGALYRGVSLTALRQGTNQAVNFTAYSYFKEWLKQWQPQYEGTNLPSWQTTLIGLVSGAMGPLSNAPIDTIKTRLQKTPAQPGVSAWARITHISADMFKQEGFHAFYKGITPRIMRVAPGQAVTFTVYEFLRQQLEKSNLSFVGGKYEE; this is encoded by the exons ATGCCTCCCAGTGAGAATAATCGGAAACCGCCGACTGCGGCAGTCAACCTCATCG CCGGAGGCGGTGCCGGTATGATGGAAGCCCTCGCCTGTCATCCCCTCG ACACAATCAAAGTAAGAATGCAGCTCTCAAGACGGGCAAGACAACCTGGCGCCCCCAAACGCGGCTTCATCAAAACGGGCGTAGAAATCGTCAAGAAAGAAACCCCCCTCGGTCTGTACAAAGGTCTCGGCGCCGTGCTTACAGGCATCGTCCCCAAAATGGCTATCCGCTTCACGTCCTTCGAAGCGTACAAGCAGTTCTTCGCCGACAAGACCACCGGCAAAGTCTCCGGCCAGGCGACCTTTGTTGCAGGCCTCGCCGCCGGTGTGACCGAGGCCGTTGCCGTCGTCACCCCCATGGAGGTCATCAAGATCCGGCTCCAGGCGCAGCACCACTCCATGGCGGACCCCCTCGACGTGCCCAAGTATCGCAATGCCGCGCACGCCTTGTATACCGTCGTTCGGGAGGAGGGCTTCGGTGCGCTCTACCGCGGTGTGAGCTTGACGGCCTTGAGACAAGGGACGAACCAGGCCGTCAACTTTACTGCGTACAGCTATTTCAAGGAGTGGCTGAAGCAGTGGCAGCCGCAGTATGAGGGCACGAATCTGCCCAGTTGGCAGACTACGCTTATTGgtcttgtgtctggtgcgaTGGGCCCGTTGAGTAATGCTCCTATTGATACTATTAAGACGAGGTTGCAGAAGACGCCGGCTCAGCCTGGTGTGAGTGCTTGGGCGAGAATAACGCACATTTCTGCCGACATGTTCAA GCAAGAAGGTTTCCACGCCTTCTACAAGGGCATCACCCCTCGTATCATGCGTGTCGCCCCTGGCCAGGCTGTTACGTTCACCGTCTACGAATTCCTGAGACAACAGCTTGAGAAGAGCAACCTCTCTTTCGTTGGTGGTAAATACGAGGAATAA
- a CDS encoding twinfilin-1 (similar to Metarhizium acridum CQMa 102 XP_007812678.1), which produces MSCFTSPVALNGGPLTPEMCQKACQGHLLAALFPTDCRCGDDANAIKPLDERVCNYPCLGERMNGFCGSICPDEGPGIANVYTKTQSVSQQPQVQTLHTTSTLALPVPPTTSEDCTTSEEDPVTDQGPGNFITPAGPAPEIPTTFTFIFTSSGPASASSSDPATGVPPTTSCTEEESSVTQAPTVAPSTTREEDPATPTPSSAAPAPYGTTTASPPMYTSDAQPVPSSESSPQSYSDPVTSEQDQDPAATASSVPDPSQDDPNQPSTGTLWSRPSGVVDPTGQPPVPAQVPGSDSAHSMIPPLATIGGLALIAAIIM; this is translated from the exons ATGTCTTGTTTTACATCGCCTGTGGCTCTGAATGGTGGCCCTCTTACTCCAGAGATGTGCCAGAAAGCTTGTCAGGGACATCTACTTGCTGCTCTATTTCCAAC CGATTGCCGTTGTGGAGATGATGCCAATGCAATCAAACCCCTCGACGAAAGGGTTTGCAACTATCCTTGCCTCGGTGAGAGGATGAATGGCTTTTGTGGCAGTATTTGCCCCGATGAAGGACCAGGAATCGCCAACGTCTACACAAAAACACAATCTGTCAGCCAGCAGCCACAGGTCCAAACCTTGCATACCACTTCCACCCTCGCACTGCCCGTCCCTCCGACTACATCTGAGGATTGCACAACGTCTGAGGAAGATCCAGTAACCGACCAGGGGCCTGGAAATTTCATTACACCTGCTGGGCCAGCACCAGAAATACCTACCACATTTACTTTCATATTCACGTCCTCTGGTCCTGcttcagcatcatcttccgACCCCGCAACCGGAGTGCCGCCAACCACTTCTTGCACCGAAGAAGAAAGCTCAGTAACTCAAGCACCAACCGTGGCACCAAGCACGACTCGCGAGGAAGACCCGGCCACTCCTACTCCAAGCTCAGCAGCACCGGCTCCTTATGGGACGACCACCGCCTCTCCTCCTATGTACACTTCGGATGCGCAGCCGGTACCATCTTCTGAGTCGTCTCCCCAGTCATACTCAGATCCTGTGACTTCGGAGCAAGATCAGGATCCTGCGGCCACAGCTAGCAGCGTCCCAGatccaagccaagacgaTCCAAACCAGCCTTCCACAGGTACCCTTTGGTCTCGTCCCTCGGGTGTCGTCGATCCGACTGGCCAGCCACCAGTTCCAGCCCAGGTGCCTGGATCCGATTCCGCTCACAGTATGATCCCACCGCTGGCTACCATCGGAGGATTGGCTTTGATTGCAGCAATCATCATGTaa
- a CDS encoding choriogenin Hminor (similar to Beauveria bassiana ARSEF 2860 XP_008597372.1), whose amino-acid sequence MHEYRSPGKVNNTADILEYLDEEGYLCLAGQPDHALAVLHVAETFRWRDLYLQALAHCVGIRERLSHGAEFQHISFATRQLIHDSENELKARIEKASAMLNNFLDQELSETQIGIPIGLRAHLERFRSFLLSFYSTRLGYYPPSSFSGSIFRAMARDFTSLYGLLVDEAYSSHKALPSVAVGGICTLQLVQSFDTHSGFEPMKHPLPRLPQVDQQTRSRRVSWFPRGPKQRADERKLEHAALVNASNWKDDSFQNSLVRAYRKFEEDCATGSKKIDKHERISLVDGRKVRWILIYAVHQVLQYATQRPDGVQDDSKAEYLVSIAKDTLPPWQHANRTGGLIRSQTEPALNRLTELPTVERPPTTEKFEIKPDIDYFALTHKEDTPPPRSRRASLPPSAEAPATLSRTSSFKQVLRRSSTLRKSVRRLKQGATPASAPPTPVTSSKPLYHEIVVHGYGNGTNDVHVETRAQPPPPPPPPPPAPSSSPPPPADVGRSASTASETGSSNISTVPSCASSTETPESSLNSPILPDSPVDVPPKTRRWSHQDISPSPSPAVSSNMRSRPNSLKRRPISSALEGYSFAAKAFGQFVDNERRSIFANTRHMATDLKRNTSIPQSRSMPLPIREDDIDEEPYVLSRDSSDWTAMQAFLDGKCADGDAAHAWEQYADLGGLTEVR is encoded by the exons ATGCACGAGTATCGGTCCCCCGGAAAGGTGAACAATACGGCGGACATTCTGGAATATCTCGATGAAGAGGGCTATCtgtgcttggctggccagccGGATCATGCCTTGGCTGTTTTACATGTAGCCGAGACGTTTCGCTGGAGAGACCTGTATCTTCAAGCCCTGGCACATTGCGTGGGGATAAGAGAGAGGCTTTCCCATGGAGCCGAATTTCAG CACATCAGCTTCGCAACGAGGCAGCTTATCCACGACAGCGAAAACGAGTTGAAGGCTCGCATAGAAAAGGCGTCAGCAATGCTGAACAACTTTCTTGACCAGGAGCTGTCGGAGACTCAAATTGGCATCCCCATTGGCCTTCGAGCTCACCTGGAGCGTTTCAGAAGCTTCCTGCTTTCGTTTtacagcaccagactgggcTACTATCCTCCGAGTTCATTTAGTGGCTCGATATTCCGCGCCATGGCGAGGGACTTTACATCTCTGTACGGCCTCTTGGTTGACGAAGCATACAGCTCGCATAAAGCTCTGCCGTCGGTCGCCGTGGGCGGCATCTGCACCTTGCAACTTGTCCAATCTTTTGATACGCACAGCGGGTTTGAGCCCATGAAGCACCCGCTCCCCCGGCTCCCGCAAGTAGATCAGCAAACTCGCAGCAGACGTGTGTCATGGTTTCCGCGTGGCCCGAAACAACGGGCCGATGAGCGCAAATTGGAACACGCCGCTCTGGTCAATGCGTCGAATTGGAAAGATGATTCATTCCAGAATAGCTTGGTTCGCGCGTACAGGAAATTTGAAGAGGACTGTGCAACAGGTTCAAAAAAGATCGATAAGCATGAGAGGATATCGCTGGTAGATGGACGCAAGGTTAGGTGGATTTTGATATACGCAGTTCACCAGGTCCTGCAGTATGCTACCCAGAGACCAGACGGTGTACAGGATGATTCAAAAGCGGAATACTTGGTGTCTATTGCAAAGGACACATTACCACCATGGCAGCATGCGAACCGCACAGGGGGTTTAATTCGCAGCCAGACCGAGCCAGCGTTGAATCGTCTCACGGAGCTTCCTACCGTGGAGAGACCTCCCACTACTGAAAAGTTTGAGATTAAACCAGATATCGACTATTTTGCGCTAACTCACAAAGAGGACACGCCTCCGCCAAGATCACGAAGGGCGTCTCTCCCACCATCAGCTGAGGCTCCAGCAACATTATCGCGGACCAGCTCTTTCAAGCAGGTCTTGCGCCGGAGTTCCACGCTTCGCAAGTCGGTACGACGACTCAAACAGGGGGCCACGCCTGCATCAGCTCCTCCCACCCCCGTCACGTCCAGCAAGCCTCTCTATCACGAGATTGTAGTCCATGGGTATGGCAACGGCACAAACGACGTCCATGTAGAGACTCGagcacaaccaccaccaccaccaccaccgccaccaccggcaccgtcgtcgtcgccgccaccaccagcagaCGTCGGTAGGAGCGCATCCACGGCATCAGAAACAGGCTCAAGCAACATCAGCACAGTACCCAGCTGCGCAAGTTCAACAGAAACGCCAGAATCGTCACTCAACTCTCCCATCCTGCCCGATTCACCCGTCGACGTACCGCCCAAAACCCGCCGATGGAGTCACCAAGATATATCCCCTAGTCCCAGTCCAGCAGTATCATCCAACATGCGCTCCAGACCCAACTCCCTCAAACGACGACCCATCAGCTCCGCCCTGGAAGGGTATAGCTTCGCCGCCAAGGCATTCGGCCAGTTTGTCGACAACGAACGCCGTAGCATCTTTGCAAACACGCGCCACATGGCGACTGATTTGAAGAGGAACACGTCCATCCCGCAAAGTCGTTCGATGCCACTGCCCATTCGGGAGGATGACATTGATGAGGAGCCGTACGTTTTGTCGCGAGACTCGAGTGATTGGACGGCCATGCAGGCTTTTCTCGATGGGAAGTGTGCGGATGGGGATGCAGCGCATGCGTGGGAGCAGTATGCGGATTTGGGGGGATTGACTGAAGTTCGGTGA
- a CDS encoding twinfilin-1 (similar to Metarhizium acridum CQMa 102 XP_007812678.1), translating into MQSGISASQELQAQFNSLLSTPSSFGLLVGIEKESLVPIKTLPSTGSSFSENLGSLQDHLQPNAALYILLRRYDEIPRLTAISYVPDAAPVRQKMLFASTRLTLVRELGSEHFRETIFVTTADELSEGGFKKHDAHTKLAAPLTEEERSLGEVKRAEQEAGSGTGTREIHLSKNFAMPMADDAITALKELGQDGGRVVTMLKINPETESVELLPESPRPSSITELASVISTTEPRFTFYRFAHTHDGTEQSPVLFFYTCPLTPGNKSIKNRMLYPLMKRAVLEIATKEAGLTLEKKFEVEEPKEITEKSVMDDLHPKTTSRSGFSRPKRPGR; encoded by the exons ATGCAGTCCGGAATCTCAG CTTCCCAGGAGCTCCAAGCCCAATTTAACTCGCTGCTTTCAACGCCATCGAGCTTTGGTCTGCTTGTGGGCATTGAAAAGGAATCCTTGGTGCCCATCAAGACTCTACCATCGACAGGATCTTCCTTTTCCGAAAACCTTGGCAGTTTGCAAGACCATCTACAACCTAATGCTGCCCTCTACATTCTACTACGTCGATACGATGAGATCCCTCGTTTGACGGCGATTTCGTACGTGCCGGACGCTGCACCGGTGCGGCAAAAGATGTTGTTTGCCTCAACGCGTTTGACGCTTGTGCGAGAGCTGGGCTCGGAGCACTTTAGAGAGACGATATTTGTGACGACCGCAGACGAACTGAGTGAAGGTGGTTTCAAGAAGCACGACGCCCACACGAAGCTAGCTGCCCCTTTGACGGAAGAGGAACGCAGCCTGGGAGAAGTTAAACGTGCTGAGCAGGAGGCGGGATCTGGCACTGGAACAAGGGAAATTCATCTGAGCAAGAATTTCGCCATGCCCATGGCGGACGATGCTATTACGGCGTTGAAGGAGCTGGGGCAGGATGGAGGACGTGTGGTCACTATGCTA AAAATCAACCCCGAGACCGAATCCGTCGAGCTCCTTCCTGAGTCCCCTCGCCCTTCATCGATTACCGAGCTAGCCAGCGTCATTTCCACCACAGAGCCCAGATTCACTTTTTACCGATTCGCCCACACTCACGATGGCACAGAGCAGTCGCCAGTTCTCTTCTTTTATACCTGCCCGTTGACACCCGGCAATAAATCCATCAAGAACCGCATGTTGTACCCGCTGATGAAACGAGCTGTACTGGAAATCGCTACCAAGGAGGCCGGCTTgacgctggagaagaagtttgAAGTCGAGGAACCAAAGGAAATCACTGAAAAATCGGTCATGGATGATTTGCACCCCAAAACTACGTCTAGATCGGGATTCAGCAGACCCAAGCGCCCTGGTCGGTAA
- a CDS encoding dynactin Arp1 p62 subunit RO2 (similar to Neurospora crassa OR74A XP_957728.2), with protein sequence MRSRRKYLSSVEILIVAVTIRDMQGGDDDKRRNRFVGSRHRAPFPRSPDWTLTELTRTHHLAVLGGDQSATDSGNGSGNEGLDDDERTFDPRSPRSNYSLYPLEHLLYCEDCQQIRCPRCVTEETVTYYCPNCLFEVPSSNLRSEGNRCTRSCYQCPVCIGPLQVGAIQPTSDANLLAPEGQPSSAGGPYALFCQYCNWSSTEIGIEFERPSGIHSQLGKLNNGGTPKITMKDVKERRKENPDEPPFPDDEMDHDLQFTSLKAFYQEQLADANTSLGGMPLHDNIGFSSPAALSRIMSLYTGRGHPGRMQQGPADIVREALSSEEGLKLTQLDESSMIKKLTHQGWNATTSAEQREHQATPGRFQDDLRPIPYLLRTKRSKRCPACRHIISKPESKVTSTRFKIRLVAKSYIPNITIRPMNPTAEPVPVTSRPAINEEAPLKPLKPYQYILTFKNPLFENIKVTLATPNTTPGRFASKVTVLCPEFEVDANTDMWDDALKDDGRDKSRKGDERAGQGEAAKIWQRGRNWVSIILEVIPASLRPEHQTLLGKDQDEVDDSPLKEDEDILEIPMFVRMEWEADVQHEMGSAPGKDKEAREKRELAYWCVLGVGRISHE encoded by the exons ATGAGATCAAGACGGAAGTATTTGTCTAGTGTCGAGATTCTGATCGTCGCTGTCACTATACGTGATATGCAAGGCGGAGATGATGATAAGCGCCGGAATCGGTTCGTGGGATCCAGGCACAGAGCTCCATTCCCACGGTCACCTGATTGGACGCTCACCGAGCTCACCCGTACTCACCACCTTGCCGTTCTCGGTGGAG ATCAATCGGCGACCGATAGCGGCAATGGTTCCGGCAACGAGGGCCTAGATGATGACGAACGAACTTTCGATCCACGATCACCGCGATCAAACTACAGCTTGTACCCTCTCGAGCATCTCCTGTACTGCGAGGATTGCCAACAGATCCGCTGTCCGAGATGTGTTACGGAAGAGACCGTGACATACTATTGCCCAAACTGCTTGTTTGAAGTCCCTAGTAGCAACCTCCGCAGCGAAGGCAACAG ATGCACCAGGAGTTGCTATCAATGCCCAGTGTGTATTGGACCGCTACAGGTTGGTGCAATACAACCAACCTCTGATGCCAATCTGCTCGCTCCGGAGGGGCAACCAAGCTCAGCCGGTGGCCCGTATGCACTCTTTTGCCAGTATTGTAACTGGTCTTCTACCGAAATTGGAATCGAGTTCGAACGACCGAGCGGTATACATTCACAGCTTGGCAAGTTGAATAATGGCGGTACACCAAAAATTACCATGAAAGACGTCAAGGAGCGACGGAAAGAGAACCCAGATGAGCCACCGTTTCCAGACGATGAGATGGACCACGATTTACAGTTTACAAGTTTGAAGGCATTTTACCAAGAGCAACTAGCAGATGCAAACACCTCTCTCGGCGGTATGCCGTTACACGATAACATAGGATTCTCGTCACCGGCCGCTTTGTCGAGGATAATGTCACTATACACTGGTCGAGGGCATCCAGGACGCATGCAACAAGGCCCAGCTGATATTGTGCGGGAAGCATTGAGCTCCGAGGAGGGCCTCAAGCTAACCCAGTTGGATGAGTCTAGCATGATCAAGAAGTTGACCCACCAGGGGTGGAATGCGACTACGTCTGCAGAACAGCGCGAGCATCAAGCTACTCCGGGACGCTTTCAGGATGATTTGCGTCCCATACCATATCTTCTCCGGACCAAACGCTCTAAGCGTTGTCCTGCATGTCGTCATATCATCTCCAAACCCGAGAGCAAAGTCACATCTACGAGATTTAAAATTCGGTTGGTCGCCAAGTCGTATATCCCAAACATCACGATTCGCCCGATGAACCCAACTGCAGAGCCCGTGCCAGTCACCTCTCGCCCTGCCATCAACGAAGAGGCTCCGCTGAAACCGTTGAAACCATATCAATATATTCTCACGTTCAAGAACCCTCTCTTTGAAAACATAAAAGTGACGCTTGCAACCCCAAATACTACACCGGGGAGATTTGCCAGCAAAGTCACCGTATTGTGTCCGGAGTTCGAAGTTGACGCGAACACCGACATGTGGGACGATGCCTTGAAGGATGATGGACGAGACAAGAGTCGCAAAGGGGATGAAAGGGCCGGCCAGGGAGAAGCGGCAAAGATTTGGCAACGGGGGCGCAATTGGGTCAGCATCATACTCGAGGTGATACCAGCATCCCTACGACCAGAGCATCAAACCTTACTCGGCAAAGACCAGGACGAAGTCGACGATAGTCCCTtgaaggaagatgaggacaTCTTGGAAATACCCATGTTTGTACGGATGGAGTGGGAGGCAGATGTCCAACACGAGATGGGCAGCGCCCCTGGAAAAGACAAGGAGGCTAGAGAGAAGAGGGAACTAGCATATTGGTGTGTTCTCGGCGTAGGACGCATCAGTCACGAATGA
- a CDS encoding 40S ribosomal protein S7 (similar to Metarhizium acridum CQMa 102 XP_007812679.1) codes for MSAQAQNKIAPNSPSRQNPSELEQSIAQALYDLETNTADLKVALRPLQFVSAREIEVGHGKKAVVIFVPVPSLQGFHRVQQRLTRELEKKFSDRHVLILASRRILPRPKRSARSRNTQKQKRPRSRTLTAVHDAILADLCFPVEIVGKRIRTKEDGSKLLKVVLDEKERVGVDYRLDTYAEVYRRLTGRNVNFEFPQTGNADL; via the exons ATGAGCGCCCAGGCCCAGAACAAGATCGCCCCCAACAGCCCTTCGCGGCAGAACCCCTCCGAGCTTGAGCAGAGCATTGCTCAGGCTCTCTACGATCTCGAGACCAACACTGCCGACCTCAAGGTTGCCCTGCGACCTCTGCAGTTCGTCTCTGCCCGCGAG ATCGAAGTTGGCCACGGCAAGAAGGCTGTTGTCATCTTTGTCCCCGTCCCTTCCCTGCAGGGCTTCCACCGTGTTCAGCAGCG CCTGACCCGTGAGCTCGAGAAGAAGTTCTCTGACCGCCATGTCTTGATCCTCGCCTCGCGACGCATCCTGCCCCGCCCCAAGCGCTCTGCTCGCTCCCGCAACACCCAGAAGCAGAAGCGTCCCCGTTCCCGCACTCTGACTGCTGTCCACGATGCCATCCTGGCCGATCTCTGCTTCCCTGTCGAGATTGTTGGCAAGCGCATCCGCACCAAGGAGGACGGCAGCAAGCTCCTCAAGGTTGTCCTTGACGAGAAGGAGCGCGTCGGTGTTGACTACAGACTCGACACCTACGCCGAGGTTTACCGCCGCCTTACTGGCCGCAACGTGAACTTTGAGTTCCCCCAGACCGGCAATGCTGATCTCTAA
- a CDS encoding class I alpha-mannosidase (similar to Metarhizium robertsii ARSEF 23 XP_007823364.1) gives MAHTIKSIITPTLLRDIQDFWFLNFTAEARIVSGPENVKRWFMGGEALDKACAEKFLPSLEALRKTGVTSGTEILDAIEPSQPCDWMSLLILLDQIPRNCYRGTSSSVVFNEFDPLARQVARAAIARGIPDQDAEIRWQFSYRNWFYMPLMHSEDLTDHEQALEGFKKIVRDVESLTEQQTTEGAYHAKAREVVLGDVEAARKMAKMNLDFEQLHYDIIERFGRYPHRNKALGREATGEETEYLENGGHTFG, from the exons ATGGCCCATACGATAAAGTCCATCATCACGCCTACGCTTTTGCGCGACATCCAAGACTTCTGGTTCCTCAACTTCACCGCCGAAGCACGCATTGTTTCCGGCCCCGAAAACGTCAAGAGGTGGTTCATGGGTGGCGAAGCCCTAGACAAAGCATGCGC TGAAAAGTTCTTACCGTCGCTCGAAGCCCTCCGAAAAACAGGCGTCACATCCGGCACCGAGATTCTCGACGCCATCGAGCCATCACAGCCATGCGACTGGATGAGCCTCCTCATTCTTTTGGATCAAATCCCGCGAAACTGCTACCGCGGCACCTCCTCGTCCGTCGTTTTCAACGAATTCGACCCCCTGGCGCGGCAGGTTGCGCGCGCAGCTATCGCGAGAGGGATTCCGGATCAGGATGCAGAGATTCGATGGCAATTTTCGTACCGGAACTGGTTCTACATGCCACTGATGCACTCGGAGGACTTGACGGATCACGAACAGGCTCTTGAGGGGTTTAAAAAGATTGTGCGGGATGTTGAGTCGTTGACGGAGCAGCAGACGACAGAGGGTGCGTACCATGCCAAGGCGAGGGAGGTGGTGCTGGGAGATgttgaggcggcgaggaagatggccaagatgaactTGGACTTTGAGCAGCTACATTATGATATTATTGAGCGGTTTGGGAGGTATCCGCATAGGAATAAGGCGTTGGGGAGGGAGGCGACGGGTGAGGAGACGGAGTATTTGGAGAATGGGGGACACACATTTGGGTGA